In Bacteroidota bacterium, the genomic stretch AAATAAATACAATTCTAACATATACTTTTGTACAGAATTAATAAAAATACTATGATTTGTTTCCCAAATGCAAAAATAAATATTGGATTAAATATAATTCATAAAAGAAACGATGGATTCCATAACATTGAATCTGTATTTCTTCCAATTCAGCTTTGTGATATTTTAGATTTTGTTGAGATTCAAAAAGATACTAAAAAAAATACCTACCTTGAAATTTCTGGAATTCAAATTGATGGAGAAAACCAAGACAATCTGATCATGAGAGCTTATAGACTGTTGGCTAATGAATTCAATTTACCCGAATTAGAAATTCATTTACACAAAAAAATTCCTATGCAAGCTGGTTTGGGCGGGGGATCAGCAGATGCTGCATTTTTGCTAAATTGTTTGAATAGAAAGTATAACTTAGGTTTAAGTTTGGCAAACTTAAAACGTTATGCTTCACAAATAGGTGCTGATTGTTCTTTTTTCGTAGAAAATAAAGCGGCTTTTGTTTCCGGAAAAGGTGAGATTCTTGAATCAATTGATATTGATT encodes the following:
- a CDS encoding 4-(cytidine 5'-diphospho)-2-C-methyl-D-erythritol kinase, with protein sequence MICFPNAKINIGLNIIHKRNDGFHNIESVFLPIQLCDILDFVEIQKDTKKNTYLEISGIQIDGENQDNLIMRAYRLLANEFNLPELEIHLHKKIPMQAGLGGGSADAAFLLNCLNRKYNLGLSLANLKRYASQIGADCSFFVENKAAFVSGKGEILESIDIDLSKNNIVIVKTNINVSTAEAYAGVIPNKPKYPLKELIKSPISEWKNKIHNDFEDGIFSSNSKLKEIKQKLYDLGAEYASMSGSGSAIYGIFDKEICIQKQFKDCFVWRGKVISNY